In the genome of Achromobacter sp. MFA1 R4, the window GTCGCCTGCGCCGCGGCCATAGAGCCAGCCGTCGCGCAGTTCGCCGTCGAACGGCGCGGGATCCCACAATTCGTGCGGGCCGGTGGGCACCACGTCCAGGTGGCCGTTGAACAGTACGGCCCGGCCGCCGGCGCTGCGGGGTTCGTGCCGCGCCAGCACGTTGTAGCGGCCACCGTCGGGGCAGCAGGCGGGGGAATACAGCGGCAGGTTCTTGAGCTCTTCGGTACGCAGCGCGATGCGCTCGGACGTCAGGCCCAGGTCGGCCAGCGCGCCCTCCAGGAACTCTGCGGCGGACGTTTCCTGGCCGGGCAGGCTGCGGCACTGCACGAAGCCCGTCAGCGTATCGGTCATGTACTGGCGAAGTCCGGCCACTGCTTCGGCGATTCTGTCCTGGTCCACGCTGGCTGCTGCGACGGCGATCATTGCATTCCCCTTTTCGAGTATGAAATCGCTTAAATATAAGTATCAATAGTTGATACTTAGATATCTATATTTGGCATGATAGAGTTCGAACAAGCGCGCAGCAATACGACACCCATGGGTAATTTCCCTAGGACCTGTTGGAAAATGCTTGCCGCTACAGTGCGTATCCGCGCGCTGTAGCAACGGGGCTTGCAAGGCCGCACATAACAAGAGAAACGGAGAAATCAACATGGCCACAACCGAGACCCGGTTCAACCAATCCCTGGCGAAAGGCTTCGGCATCCTGGAGGCTTTTTCCAATCACCCCGGTCCGCTCAGCCTCAACGAGCTGACGGAACTGTCGGGGCTGGACCGCAGCTCCACGCAGCGCATGCTGCATACGCTGGTGGCGCTGGGCTATCTGGAACGCGGCACCAACCAGCGCGGCTATGTGCTGGGCAAGAAGATCCTGGACCGGACCTTCGATTTCCTGCGCAGCCATCCCCTGCTGGAACGCGCCACGCCCATCCTGGAACAGCTCCAGCAGGAATGCGGGGAACGCGTGGACCTGAGCCTGTTCGACGACCTGACCATCGTCTATGCGCTGCGCCGTCAGACCAAGCGCCAGACCTTCTACGCCACGCTGGTGGGCCGGCGGATGCCCACGTTTTCGTCGTCCGGCGGGCGCGCCATCATGGCGCACCTGACCGACGCCGAGGTCGACGACATCCTGGCGCGCAGCGACCTGCGGCCGCTGACGCCCAAGACCATCACCGATCCCGACGTGATCCGCCAACGCGTGCAGGAGGCCCGGGTGCAGGGCTATGCCCTCTGCCTGGAAGAAAGCATGGTCGGGGAAATCGTGCTGGGCAGCGCCGTGGTCGACCACAGCGGACGCCCCCTGGCGGCCATCCACATTTCCGGTCTCCTGGCCGAATGGACGCCGGACTCCTTCACCCAGCGTTTCAGCTCGCTGGCGATCTCGGCGGCGCGCGCCCTGAGCGGGCGCCCCAACCGCAACTGAGGCCGCAAGCCGGCCGCCTTTCACGGGAAATCCCTAGCGCCGGCCGCCTTGCGCGGCCCGGCGCACTGCTGCACCATAGCCAGACTGGATCCTTACGTATCAATATTTGATACTTAAGATTTGACGCAGCAGCGGCCGTCGGCATCGCTGGGCCGCCCTCCCGAGGAGATTCGCCTTGAAGTGCAATAACGTCCGCCGCGCCCTGATGCAGGGCCTGCTGGCCGCCGCCGCCATTGCCGCTGTTCCCGCCGCCAGCGCCGCCGATCCCCAGCCGCAGCACGGCGGCGTGCTGACCGCCATCCTGAATCCCGAGCCGCCCAACCTGAACGTCGCGATGCAGCAGGTGGGCACCACGCAGATGGTGGCCGGAAAAATCTACGAAAGCCTGCTGACCTATTCCTTCGACCTGAAGCCGCTGCCGAGCCTGGCCCGGTCCTGGGAGGTGTCCGACGATCAATTGACCTATACCTTCCACTTGCAGCCCAAGGCGCAATGGCACGACGGCAAGCCATTCACGTCGGCCGACGTGCTGTTCTCGTACAAGCAGATCCTGGCCAACACGCCGCGCACGCGCTCGCTGATGCGCTACATCCAGGACATCACCGCGCCGGACGCGCACACGGTGGTGTTCCATCTGAAGGAGCGCTACTCGGCCTTCCTGTATGCCTTCGATATCGGCGGCGGCGTGATCCTGCCCAAGCACCTGTACGACGTGGACACGCCGCTGGCACAGAATCCGCACAACAACGCGCCCATCGGCACGGGGCCGTTCAAGTTCAAGCGCTGGGAGCGCGGCTCGTACATCGAACTGGTCAGGAACGAGCACTACTGGAAGGAAGGCCGCCCCTACCTGGACGGCATCACCTACCGCGTGATTCCCGACGCGGCGTCGCGCCGGCTGGCGCTGGAGCAGCGGACGGTGCAGCAGGCCTGGCTGCAGGACATCGAGCCCTTCGACATGCCTCGCGTGGCCAAGCTGGCGCACATCAACGTCACGCAGAAGGGCTACGAATACTGGTCCACGCTGCACTGGATCGAGATGAACGAAGCGCGCAAGCCGATGGACGACAAGCGCTTCCGGCAGGCGGTCATGTACGCCATCGACCGAGAGTTCATCGCCAAGCGCATCATGTTCGGGATGGGCACGGTGTCCACCGGCCCGTTCCACCGCAATACGCGCTTTTACGACCCCAATGTCAGGCAGTACCCCTACGATCCGAAGAAGGCCGTCGCCCTGCTGGACGAAATGGGCCTCAAGCCCGACGCCAAGGGCGTGCGCGTCAAGCTTGGCCTCATCCCCAATCCCTATGGCGAAATGCAGCGCCGGATCGCCGAATACACGAAGCAGAGCCTGGGCAAGGTCGGCATCGTCATCGATATCGAGAGCACCGACGTGGGCGGCTGGACCACGCGCATGGGCAACTGGGACTTCGACATGGCCTATAACGGCGTGTTCCAGTATGGCGACCCCGCCATCGGCGTCTCGCGCACGTACGTCAGCAGCAACATCAAGAAGGGCCTGGCGTTCACCAATACCTCGCAGTACCGCAATCCCAAGGTGGATGAACTGTTCGACCAGGCCGCCACCGCGCCGACGGACCAGGAACGCCAGCGGCTGTACACGGAAGTGCAGAAGATCCTGGCCGAAGATGTGCCGCTCGCGTGGATCGACGACACCAACTACTCCACCTTCCTGGACAAGCGCGTGCACGGCGCCATCACGACGGGACTGGGCGCCGTGGATAGCTACGCAGACGCGTGGCTGGCGCCCAAGTAGGCACGGCCCGGGCCGCTGCGCCCCGGCCCGCGGGCGGCCTCAGGGCCGCCCAGCGTGCGGCACGTCCACCCGCGCCGCCAATAGCCGCGCCTGGGGCTTGGCTCGGCGGTTGGCCTCGATGAAGTCCGGCGCGGCCGCCATGAACAGGGTCCGGCCATCCGGGCCGCCCAGGGCAGCCGCGAAGATGCCGAATTCCCCCGTGTCGATCTGTTCGAGGATCCGGCCGCCGCGTTCGACGCGCACGATGCGCTTGCCGATGGCGTCCGCGACCCACAGGGCGCCCTCCTCGTCCAGCGCGCCGCCGTCAGGGGCGATGGCGGAGGCGGCGATCAGCGTGGACAGGTCATCGGTGTCGGGCAGTTCGCCAAAGTTGGCCCAGTCCCGGCGCGGACCCAGCACGCCGTTGGGCTGGATGTCGAATTCCGAAATGCGATTGGCGAAGGTCTCGTTGACGATCAGGGTCTTGCCATCGGGCGTGATGAACGGCCCGTTGGGAAAGCACAGGTCGTCCGCCACGACCTGCGCGACACCGTCCGGATCGACGCGCACCAGCGTCGTGGTGCGGACCGGCTCGCCCGCCATGATGTCGAAGCCGAAGTTGCCGACATAAGCCCTGCCCTGCGCGTCCACCACCATGTCATTGATGTGGCCGCCGGTCAGGGCGGACAGATCGGCATGGACCGACAAGGTGCCGTCGGCCTCGCGGCGCAGCAGCTTGCGGTCTTTCATGGACGAGATCAGCAGGCGGCCGTCGGGCAGCCAGCCCAGGCCGGACGGCTGCTGCGGGACCAGACAGACGCGGTCGACGGCGCCTTGCTCAGTCACGGTGATGACCTGGCCGGTGTAAAAGTCCGACGCCCACAGGCGATCGTCGTGCCAGCGCAGCCCTTCCAG includes:
- a CDS encoding SMP-30/gluconolactonase/LRE family protein, yielding MPNRELSVLASGYTYLEGLRWHDDRLWASDFYTGQVITVTEQGAVDRVCLVPQQPSGLGWLPDGRLLISSMKDRKLLRREADGTLSVHADLSALTGGHINDMVVDAQGRAYVGNFGFDIMAGEPVRTTTLVRVDPDGVAQVVADDLCFPNGPFITPDGKTLIVNETFANRISEFDIQPNGVLGPRRDWANFGELPDTDDLSTLIAASAIAPDGGALDEEGALWVADAIGKRIVRVERGGRILEQIDTGEFGIFAAALGGPDGRTLFMAAAPDFIEANRRAKPQARLLAARVDVPHAGRP
- a CDS encoding ABC transporter substrate-binding protein, with protein sequence MKCNNVRRALMQGLLAAAAIAAVPAASAADPQPQHGGVLTAILNPEPPNLNVAMQQVGTTQMVAGKIYESLLTYSFDLKPLPSLARSWEVSDDQLTYTFHLQPKAQWHDGKPFTSADVLFSYKQILANTPRTRSLMRYIQDITAPDAHTVVFHLKERYSAFLYAFDIGGGVILPKHLYDVDTPLAQNPHNNAPIGTGPFKFKRWERGSYIELVRNEHYWKEGRPYLDGITYRVIPDAASRRLALEQRTVQQAWLQDIEPFDMPRVAKLAHINVTQKGYEYWSTLHWIEMNEARKPMDDKRFRQAVMYAIDREFIAKRIMFGMGTVSTGPFHRNTRFYDPNVRQYPYDPKKAVALLDEMGLKPDAKGVRVKLGLIPNPYGEMQRRIAEYTKQSLGKVGIVIDIESTDVGGWTTRMGNWDFDMAYNGVFQYGDPAIGVSRTYVSSNIKKGLAFTNTSQYRNPKVDELFDQAATAPTDQERQRLYTEVQKILAEDVPLAWIDDTNYSTFLDKRVHGAITTGLGAVDSYADAWLAPK
- a CDS encoding IclR family transcriptional regulator, which translates into the protein MATTETRFNQSLAKGFGILEAFSNHPGPLSLNELTELSGLDRSSTQRMLHTLVALGYLERGTNQRGYVLGKKILDRTFDFLRSHPLLERATPILEQLQQECGERVDLSLFDDLTIVYALRRQTKRQTFYATLVGRRMPTFSSSGGRAIMAHLTDAEVDDILARSDLRPLTPKTITDPDVIRQRVQEARVQGYALCLEESMVGEIVLGSAVVDHSGRPLAAIHISGLLAEWTPDSFTQRFSSLAISAARALSGRPNRN